A stretch of the Filimonas lacunae genome encodes the following:
- the istB gene encoding IS21-like element helper ATPase IstB, giving the protein MNTTQTLQQMQQLRLPGMYQAYRSQLELSMDQQLDGHELIAHLLQSEEQNRSNEKTALCLKLAKLRLPVTIEQVECSQARNITKQQLAMLAEGRYLLQGENILITGATGCGKSHLACALGHQACLHGYKTIYLNMNRLAEKITLARLDGSYIKLLNQLERQSLIILDDFGLAPMTQDMRLTLLQLLEDRYGKKSVIVTSQLPVAKWHEYLNDPTLADATLDRLTANAHRVELKGESLRRKKEKANQ; this is encoded by the coding sequence ACGCAAACGCTTCAGCAAATGCAACAACTGCGACTGCCAGGTATGTACCAGGCTTACCGTTCCCAGCTGGAACTATCTATGGATCAGCAACTGGATGGTCATGAACTAATAGCCCACCTGCTTCAATCTGAAGAACAAAACCGTTCTAATGAAAAAACAGCTCTTTGCCTTAAGCTCGCAAAGCTCCGGCTACCAGTGACCATAGAACAAGTGGAATGTAGTCAGGCCAGAAACATCACTAAACAACAACTGGCTATGCTGGCAGAAGGCAGATACCTCTTACAGGGAGAAAACATACTGATTACGGGTGCAACCGGCTGCGGAAAAAGTCATCTGGCGTGCGCTCTGGGACACCAGGCGTGCCTGCATGGTTATAAAACTATTTACCTGAACATGAACCGGCTTGCGGAGAAGATAACCCTGGCCAGACTGGATGGCTCTTATATTAAACTTTTAAATCAACTGGAACGCCAATCCCTGATTATCCTGGATGACTTTGGCCTGGCACCGATGACGCAGGATATGCGTCTTACCTTACTACAGTTACTGGAAGACCGGTATGGGAAAAAGAGTGTTATTGTGACCTCACAATTACCAGTTGCAAAATGGCATGAATACTTAAACGATCCCACCTTAGCTGATGCCACGCTTGACAGGCTGACAGCCAATGCTCACCGGGTGGAACTCAAAGGTGAATCTCTCCGAAGAAAAAAAGAGAAAGCTAATCAATAA